The Streptomyces sp. NBC_01197 genome window below encodes:
- a CDS encoding response regulator transcription factor, translating to MTRVLLAEDDASISEPLARALRREGYEVEVREDGPTALDAGLQGGIDLVVLDLGLPGMDGLEVARRLRADGHTVPVLVLTARADEVDTVVGLDAGADDYVTKPFRLAELLARVRALLRRGAAETTPQPATHGVRIDVESHRAWMGDEELQLTAKEFDLLRVLVRDAGRVVTRDQLMREVWDTTWWSSTKTLDMHISWLRKKLGDDAANPRYIATVRGVGFRFEKS from the coding sequence ATGACCCGTGTACTGCTCGCCGAGGACGACGCATCCATCTCGGAGCCGCTGGCCCGCGCACTGCGTCGGGAGGGTTACGAGGTCGAGGTGCGGGAAGACGGACCGACCGCGCTCGACGCCGGCCTTCAAGGAGGGATCGACCTGGTCGTCCTGGATCTGGGCCTGCCCGGCATGGACGGCCTGGAGGTGGCCAGGCGGCTGCGCGCCGACGGGCACACCGTGCCCGTCCTGGTGCTCACCGCCCGCGCCGACGAGGTCGACACGGTGGTCGGCCTGGACGCCGGTGCCGACGACTACGTCACCAAGCCGTTCCGGCTCGCCGAACTGCTGGCGCGGGTACGGGCCCTGCTGCGGCGCGGCGCCGCCGAGACCACCCCGCAGCCCGCCACCCACGGCGTACGGATCGACGTCGAGTCGCACCGGGCCTGGATGGGTGACGAGGAACTCCAGCTGACGGCAAAGGAGTTCGACCTGCTGCGGGTCCTGGTCAGGGACGCAGGCCGGGTCGTCACCCGCGACCAGCTGATGCGCGAGGTCTGGGACACCACCTGGTGGTCGTCCACCAAGACGCTCGACATGCACATCTCCTGGCTGCGCAAGAAGCTCGGCGACGACGCGGCGAACCCGCGCTACATCGCCACCGTGCGGGGCGTCGGCTTCCGCTTCGAGAAGAGCTGA
- a CDS encoding ATP-binding protein: protein MSTTRQQPPGDLGPERDDAGPAFAESAEGRSRTLSLQSASGIVPLARDFTRQALYDWAWLPAESADRRAAAEDVLLVVSELVTNACLHAEGPEELRVSYGQKVLRLEVVDRGAGQPAPRSPHRAGRPGGHGMFIVERLCLDWGVVRTPGRPGKMVWAELAAPA from the coding sequence ATGAGCACCACCCGGCAGCAGCCGCCGGGGGACCTCGGTCCCGAGCGCGACGACGCCGGACCAGCCTTTGCCGAGTCCGCCGAAGGCCGCAGTCGCACGCTCTCCCTGCAGAGCGCGAGCGGCATCGTTCCCCTGGCGCGTGATTTCACGCGCCAGGCGCTGTACGACTGGGCCTGGCTGCCCGCCGAGAGCGCCGACCGCCGTGCCGCGGCGGAGGACGTCCTGCTGGTCGTGTCCGAGCTGGTCACCAACGCGTGCCTGCACGCCGAGGGCCCCGAGGAGCTTCGCGTCTCGTACGGGCAGAAGGTGCTCCGTCTTGAGGTCGTCGACCGCGGCGCGGGCCAGCCCGCACCGCGCAGCCCGCACCGGGCGGGCCGGCCCGGCGGGCACGGCATGTTCATCGTGGAGCGGCTCTGCCTCGACTGGGGCGTGGTCCGTACTCCCGGCAGGCCAGGCAAGATGGTCTGGGCCGAGCTGGCCGCACCGGCTTAA
- a CDS encoding peptide MFS transporter, whose protein sequence is MASSLTKAPETPEKTFFGHPRGLATLFMTEMWERFSFYGMRALLPLYLVSNSGPHLSAATATAIYSIYLAMVYLLAMPGGWFGDRVWGPRKTVAIAASVIMVGHLTLALPSTGAFFAGLALVAFGSGLLKANISTMVGHLYKGPDDPRRDGGFTVFYMGINLGAFLAPLVIGTVGENVNWHLGFALAALGMAMGLIQFLVGTRHLNARSSVVPKPLSAQERSSTLTKGLICLIIAAVFYGGVVFSGAFTQNWALYPITVLGLLIPIGVLVRIKRDRDLSGHEQKKMSGYIWFFVAAAVFWMIYDQGGSTMSLFGENSTTNSLLGFHFPTSWYQSVNPVFIMALAPVVAWIWLALNKRGKEPSTVVKFVSGLFLIGISFFVFMLPLMSTTDGSKVSPMWLVAVYFIQTVGELCLSPVGLSVTTKMAPAKYASQMMGVWFLAVTAGDCFTSLMSLAGVNLNKSGIVGLEAALAVVAAIAIWMYRRKVKDLMGEVR, encoded by the coding sequence ATGGCGTCAAGCCTGACGAAGGCTCCGGAGACCCCGGAAAAGACCTTCTTCGGACACCCCCGCGGCCTGGCAACGCTCTTCATGACCGAGATGTGGGAGCGTTTCAGCTTCTACGGCATGAGGGCTCTGCTCCCGCTGTACCTGGTGTCCAACAGCGGTCCGCACCTGAGCGCGGCCACCGCCACGGCGATCTACTCGATCTACCTGGCGATGGTCTACCTGCTCGCCATGCCCGGCGGCTGGTTCGGCGACCGCGTCTGGGGGCCCCGTAAGACGGTCGCCATCGCGGCCTCGGTCATCATGGTCGGGCATCTCACTCTGGCGCTGCCCAGCACGGGTGCGTTCTTCGCGGGTCTGGCGCTCGTCGCGTTCGGTTCCGGGCTACTGAAGGCCAACATCTCCACGATGGTCGGCCACCTGTACAAGGGCCCCGACGACCCGCGCCGCGACGGTGGCTTCACCGTCTTCTACATGGGCATCAACCTCGGTGCCTTCCTGGCGCCGCTGGTCATCGGCACGGTCGGCGAGAACGTCAACTGGCACCTCGGCTTCGCCCTCGCGGCGCTCGGCATGGCGATGGGCCTGATCCAGTTCCTGGTCGGCACCCGCCACCTGAACGCGCGCAGCAGCGTCGTCCCGAAGCCGCTGTCGGCGCAGGAGCGCAGCTCGACCCTGACCAAGGGCCTGATCTGCCTGATCATCGCCGCGGTCTTCTACGGCGGCGTGGTCTTCAGCGGAGCGTTCACCCAGAACTGGGCGCTCTACCCGATCACCGTGCTCGGTCTGCTCATCCCGATCGGCGTCCTGGTGCGCATCAAGCGCGACCGGGACCTGTCGGGCCACGAGCAGAAGAAGATGTCCGGGTACATCTGGTTCTTCGTGGCCGCGGCCGTCTTCTGGATGATCTACGACCAGGGCGGCTCCACGATGTCGCTCTTCGGTGAGAACTCCACGACGAACAGCCTGCTCGGCTTCCACTTCCCGACCTCCTGGTACCAGTCGGTGAACCCGGTGTTCATCATGGCGCTGGCCCCGGTCGTCGCCTGGATCTGGCTGGCCCTCAACAAGAGGGGCAAGGAGCCCAGCACGGTCGTCAAGTTCGTCTCGGGCCTCTTCCTGATCGGCATCTCGTTCTTCGTCTTCATGCTGCCGCTGATGTCGACCACGGACGGCTCGAAGGTCAGCCCGATGTGGCTGGTGGCGGTCTACTTCATCCAGACCGTCGGTGAGCTCTGCCTCTCCCCGGTCGGCCTCTCGGTGACCACGAAGATGGCCCCGGCGAAGTACGCCAGCCAGATGATGGGTGTGTGGTTCCTCGCCGTCACGGCGGGTGACTGCTTCACCAGCCTGATGTCGCTGGCCGGTGTGAACCTCAACAAGTCCGGCATCGTCGGTCTTGAGGCGGCGCTCGCGGTGGTCGCGGCGATAGCGATCTGGATGTACCGACGCAAGGTCAAGGACCTCATGGGCGAGGTCCGCTGA
- a CDS encoding peptidase: protein MSYQKRTAFALAAAVAGSVVLMTAPAAQADVVDVNYQCKTPIGNKGAVSPIDIKGVKSGSGYTLTMSFQKGVSSSPVELGKGAMKPSALIKLGGAESGTVPVSGPTNPAAIPANSPIKISDLSGTYTPHKSGKVTFTASTLTIKALGTTTTCTPSNSPKPSLELTVAGSGGGGTSGGSGSSTSGGSSQSTSGGSLPKTGPLDSTMALGTLGGTVLLSGAAGVLWLTRRGQRSA, encoded by the coding sequence GTGTCGTACCAGAAGCGGACAGCGTTTGCGCTGGCGGCGGCCGTCGCGGGCTCGGTGGTGCTGATGACCGCACCGGCAGCCCAGGCCGACGTGGTGGACGTCAACTACCAGTGCAAGACGCCGATCGGTAACAAGGGAGCCGTCTCGCCCATCGACATCAAGGGCGTCAAGAGCGGCAGCGGCTACACCCTCACCATGTCCTTCCAGAAAGGCGTCTCGTCCAGCCCGGTCGAACTGGGCAAGGGCGCCATGAAGCCCAGCGCGCTCATCAAGCTGGGCGGCGCCGAGAGCGGAACGGTCCCGGTCTCGGGACCCACCAACCCGGCGGCCATACCCGCCAACTCGCCCATCAAGATCAGCGATCTGTCGGGCACCTACACGCCCCACAAGAGCGGCAAGGTCACCTTCACCGCGTCGACGCTGACCATCAAGGCGCTCGGTACGACGACCACCTGTACTCCGTCCAACAGCCCCAAGCCCTCACTGGAACTGACGGTCGCCGGATCGGGCGGCGGCGGTACGAGCGGGGGCAGCGGCTCCAGTACGAGCGGTGGTTCCTCGCAGAGCACATCGGGCGGCAGCCTGCCGAAGACCGGGCCGCTCGACTCCACGATGGCGCTCGGCACGCTCGGCGGGACCGTGCTGCTCAGCGGGGCCGCGGGGGTGCTGTGGCTGACCCGGCGGGGCCAGCGGTCCGCCTGA